Below is a genomic region from Miscanthus floridulus cultivar M001 chromosome 1, ASM1932011v1, whole genome shotgun sequence.
CTCGAGGGAGCCCCAGTGCCCCCCTTGTCCGCGTCCTtgagggtgaacagaggctcccccttagggtcgtactagctccgccacaagacacgcggtCTATCCCGCCCACgaggctcgggttgtacccggacaagggccgagctcccctcgccagaagtcagagctggctgctccgcggtgctAGCCGCCTTggcgtccgccacctccttcccccaggaagtatcgtcggaggagattgaatgaacctccacctcccggaCGCTCTCCTACAACGGCAGTGGGTCTTGGACCGAGGGCGGTACcgaagcttgccccgcctccgtcTCCGCATCCTGGGCCGCCAGCTTCACCGCACCCAagccggcctccgccacctcggccttaGTGGTCCTAGGAgctccagcctccgccacctcagcctcggtggtcctgggagcCCCGGCGTTCGCCAACTTGACTTTGGAAGCCCTGGAAGCCTCAGCCTCTGCCACCTCAGCcttgccctcggtggcctcagcgactgaAGGCACCTTAGCTTCACCAGACTCGAGGGCCCCGGCCTCACGCGGCATAGGTGCCACCTCCCCCACCTGCTTcatggccgcctcggtagcctctccttgggcgaccagctccttcgggtcggccctagCCGATGCCGCGCCACGCTGCATGGCGGCCTGCGTGTCCGCCACCCATCGGGCGATAgagctagtgctcaccttgagcgccttaagtggcGCCAGGGTAGGCGCCTCCGCCTGACGCTTCCGGCTGAATACAAAACACTCACGAGGTTAGCATacgaccaaagaacgagtgggagatgctgcaaactccactgacaaaacacttaccttgaacggggAAGCAATAGCTTCCGCACCGCGTCCCTCGTCCTTGGCAACGGcattggcggcggcggtggcacggcccccATGTCCGCCGATACCGGCCGGCCCTCGCCGGACTCCAACGCCCCCTTGGCCCTCTACGGAGGCGGTTGGGTtgccaccgccgtcgcccgctccacctccgccgttGAGCCCATTGGGCTGATGGCGCGCTTCCCCGACGCCCGtgtctcgggcgtgtcggcctcggccccggggcgggcgatcgccagccccgaggcgccctctcctcctccttttaGACGCTAGGCCACTCGCCGACGCCCCGGGCGTCGTCTCcctgacatcagggagatggtctagggacCCTGCCCCCGcctcgctctcgtcgtcatcgctcgaagaatccatCGACGATGATGATGGAGACGGCTCCTCCgggagaccgtcgtgcctctgTTGCCGGCGACGTTTCTCTAGCTCATCGtgctcgaggctcttcctcttgcgccttgcctcctcagCATCCTTCCGCTCCTTatacgcctcgg
It encodes:
- the LOC136463306 gene encoding uncharacterized protein, which translates into the protein MESQPERWRYDVPLADQSKLQPLLRALERLRSHGLMVAVVVAAFHRWRVLPLMARRQRLFEMTPSEPIDGIRLSVVALSDEEILRRGMRDVRASSLPVPEDIERRAENRAHAEAYKERKDAEEARRKRKSLEHDELEKRRRQQRHDGLPEEPSPSSSSMDSSSDDDESEAGAGSLDHLPDVRETTPGASASGLASKRRRRGRLGAGDRPPRGRGRHARDTGVGEARHQPNGLNGGGGAGDGGGNPTASVEGQGGVGVRRGPAGIGGHGGRATAAANAVAKDEGRGAEAIASPFKRQAEAPTLAPLKALKVSTSSIARWVADTQAAMQRGAASARADPKELVAQGEATEAAMKQVGEVAPMPREAGALESGEAKVPSVAEATEGKAEVAEAEASRASKVKLANAGAPRTTEAEVAEAGAPRTTKAEVAEAGLGAVKLAAQDAETEAGQASELEARSLEKSMFLRWERDV